One part of the Mycolicibacterium aromaticivorans JS19b1 = JCM 16368 genome encodes these proteins:
- a CDS encoding URC4/urg3 family protein: MAAAIEVDLDSPSGATAALRSTRAVRQRAGLLTERARADGSRWFTVHDDALDSAAELVADVTRHHYPDLQVPFHSRWRHFEAGGVDRRAELLSGADATALVDLTVVSVLLDAGAGPSWSYAEPGTGLQLSRSEGLGVASFHAFASGLFSSDPGDPLRVDAAALAELTEQQLADAFQVDDTNPLVGLDGRVAILHRLGAVTAADPEVFGPEGRPGGLVDAVGGSSARASELLSTVLNSLAPIWPGGSRIGDQPLGDCWRHSALAGPGLTAGWMPFHKLSQWLTYSLLEPFGWAGITVTDLDELTGLPEYRNGGLLLDTGVLRLRDRADSARSVSVTDELVVEWRALTVTLLDELAPLVRRRLGVDADQMPLARVLEGGTWAAGRALARRLRGGLPPLSIVSDGTVF; the protein is encoded by the coding sequence ATGGCCGCCGCCATCGAGGTCGACCTCGACAGCCCGTCGGGCGCCACCGCGGCATTGCGCAGTACTCGCGCCGTGCGTCAGCGGGCCGGATTGTTGACCGAGCGGGCTCGCGCCGACGGCTCGCGCTGGTTCACCGTGCACGACGATGCACTGGACTCGGCCGCCGAACTGGTCGCCGACGTCACCCGACACCACTATCCGGATCTGCAGGTCCCTTTCCACAGCCGGTGGCGCCATTTCGAGGCCGGCGGTGTCGATCGCAGGGCCGAGCTACTCAGCGGTGCCGACGCCACGGCGTTGGTCGACCTCACCGTGGTCAGCGTGCTGCTCGACGCCGGCGCCGGCCCGTCCTGGTCCTATGCCGAACCGGGGACGGGGCTGCAGCTGAGCCGCTCGGAAGGCTTGGGGGTGGCGAGCTTTCACGCCTTCGCGTCCGGGCTGTTCTCCTCCGACCCAGGCGACCCGCTGCGGGTCGACGCCGCCGCGTTGGCGGAGCTCACCGAGCAGCAGCTGGCCGACGCGTTCCAGGTCGACGACACGAACCCGCTCGTCGGACTCGACGGCCGGGTGGCGATCCTGCACCGGCTGGGTGCGGTCACCGCCGCGGACCCGGAGGTGTTCGGCCCCGAGGGCCGCCCGGGCGGATTGGTCGACGCCGTGGGCGGGAGCTCGGCGCGCGCGTCCGAGCTGCTGTCCACGGTCCTGAACTCGCTGGCACCAATCTGGCCGGGCGGCAGCAGGATCGGTGACCAACCGCTTGGGGATTGCTGGCGCCACTCCGCGCTGGCCGGTCCTGGCCTGACGGCGGGCTGGATGCCGTTTCACAAACTCTCGCAGTGGCTCACGTACTCGTTGCTGGAGCCGTTCGGCTGGGCCGGGATCACCGTCACCGATCTCGACGAGCTGACCGGGCTGCCCGAATACCGCAACGGCGGACTACTGCTGGACACCGGAGTTCTCCGCTTGCGCGATCGCGCTGATTCCGCTCGAAGTGTCAGCGTCACAGACGAATTGGTGGTCGAATGGCGCGCGCTGACCGTCACTCTGCTCGACGAGCTAGCTCCCCTGGTGCGCCGGCGGCTCGGCGTCGACGCCGACCAGATGCCGCTGGCCCGAGTCTTGGAGGGCGGTACCTGGGCGGCGGGCCGGGCACTGGCCCGGCGGCTGCGCGGTGGCCTCCCGCCGCTGTCCATCGTCAGCGATGGCACAGTGTTCTGA
- a CDS encoding GTP cyclohydrolase II yields MSAEAPSPAAPRGQPGHIRLTSHHGADDALPITWGAATPGERGPLIGTTSTRRHRNVVGTHSGSYSVYRALAVAAGALSREHRADLTNTAPTDSIGPYPQWSRPEAIVSLDPWGAMVADAFAAELAAGHDIRPTIAVTKAHVILPEIADAIDKGRLVPDGRFLLPGGAALVTKAAIEPVWYLPGVAERFECSEAHLRRVLFEETGGMYPELVTRSDLEVFLPPIGGQTLYIFGNPHDLADPSVELTARVHDECNGSDVFGSDICTCRPYLTHAIEECILGAQRGGVGLVAYSRKEGRALGEVTKFLVYNARKRQQGGDTAEAYFARTECVAGVQDMRFQELMPDVLHWLGIQKIHRLVSMSNMKYDAIVGSGIEVGERVNIPDELIPADARVEIDAKMAAGYFTPGPVPDAAELKKAKGRGLEH; encoded by the coding sequence ATGTCCGCCGAAGCGCCGTCGCCGGCCGCGCCGAGGGGCCAGCCCGGTCACATCCGGCTGACATCGCATCATGGCGCCGACGACGCCCTGCCGATCACGTGGGGCGCGGCCACCCCCGGCGAGCGCGGTCCGCTGATCGGCACCACCAGCACCCGCAGACACCGCAACGTCGTTGGTACCCATAGCGGTTCCTACAGCGTGTATCGCGCGCTGGCGGTGGCGGCCGGTGCGCTGTCGCGTGAGCATCGGGCGGACCTGACCAACACCGCGCCCACCGACAGCATCGGCCCGTATCCGCAGTGGAGCCGTCCCGAGGCGATCGTCAGCCTGGACCCGTGGGGGGCGATGGTGGCCGATGCGTTCGCCGCCGAACTGGCCGCGGGCCACGACATCCGCCCGACCATCGCGGTGACCAAAGCTCACGTGATACTTCCGGAGATCGCCGACGCCATCGACAAGGGGCGGCTGGTCCCCGACGGCCGATTCTTGCTGCCCGGCGGCGCTGCGCTGGTGACCAAGGCCGCGATCGAGCCGGTCTGGTATCTGCCCGGTGTCGCCGAGCGTTTCGAGTGCAGCGAGGCGCATCTTCGCCGGGTCCTGTTCGAAGAGACCGGGGGCATGTATCCCGAGCTGGTCACGCGCAGCGACCTCGAGGTCTTCCTTCCCCCCATCGGCGGCCAGACCCTCTACATCTTCGGCAACCCCCACGATCTCGCCGACCCGTCGGTGGAGCTGACGGCCCGGGTCCACGACGAATGCAATGGCTCCGATGTGTTCGGCTCCGACATCTGTACCTGCCGGCCGTATCTGACGCACGCGATCGAGGAGTGCATCCTCGGCGCACAGCGCGGCGGCGTCGGGCTGGTCGCCTACTCCCGCAAGGAAGGCCGCGCGCTCGGCGAGGTGACCAAGTTCCTGGTCTACAACGCCCGCAAGCGCCAGCAAGGCGGCGACACCGCCGAGGCATACTTTGCCCGCACCGAATGCGTTGCGGGAGTTCAAGATATGCGGTTCCAGGAGTTGATGCCCGATGTGCTGCACTGGCTGGGCATCCAGAAGATCCACCGCCTGGTGTCGATGAGCAACATGAAGTACGACGCGATCGTGGGCTCCGGGATCGAGGTCGGCGAGCGGGTCAACATCCCCGACGAGCTGATCCCGGCCGACGCCCGGGTGGAGATCGACGCCAAGATGGCCGCGGGTTATTTCACGCCCGGCCCGGTCCCCGATGCCGCCGAATTGAAGAAGGCCAAGGGTCGCGGGCTGGAGCACTGA
- a CDS encoding TIGR03085 family metal-binding protein, which yields MPSADPPFDARERVALCDLFERLGPDAPTLLDGFTSRHLAAHLLLRERDPIAAPCLVLPGPPARFAERRTAAMSERREFGWLVDRLRSGPPFGFFRLGWVRDFPSLNEFFVHHEDVRRANGLGAREDLPVDLQAALWRNVERGNRYLSRRVRGVGVDVVWGAQRCRARTGDPVVELSGPPGELLLYLFGRQDAARVDILGPPDAVAAVRRTRFGM from the coding sequence ATGCCGAGCGCTGACCCGCCGTTCGACGCGCGCGAGCGGGTGGCGCTGTGCGACCTCTTCGAACGCCTCGGGCCGGACGCGCCCACCTTGCTCGACGGGTTCACGTCCAGGCACCTCGCCGCCCACCTGCTGCTGCGCGAGCGCGATCCGATTGCCGCACCCTGCCTGGTTCTTCCCGGGCCGCCGGCACGGTTCGCCGAGCGGCGCACCGCGGCAATGTCCGAGCGCCGGGAGTTCGGCTGGCTGGTGGACCGGCTGCGGTCCGGTCCACCCTTCGGCTTCTTCCGGCTGGGTTGGGTGCGCGACTTCCCCAGCCTCAACGAGTTCTTCGTCCACCACGAGGACGTCCGGCGCGCCAACGGCCTGGGTGCTCGCGAGGACCTGCCCGTCGACCTGCAGGCAGCGCTGTGGCGAAATGTCGAGCGCGGCAACCGGTATCTGAGCCGCCGGGTGCGCGGCGTCGGGGTGGACGTGGTGTGGGGTGCGCAACGCTGCCGCGCCCGGACGGGCGACCCCGTCGTTGAGCTCAGCGGCCCACCCGGCGAGCTCCTGCTGTACCTGTTCGGCCGCCAGGACGCGGCACGCGTCGACATCCTCGGACCGCCGGACGCCGTCGCGGCAGTGCGGCGCACCCGTTTCGGGATGTGA
- a CDS encoding zinc-binding dehydrogenase, producing MGTMRAERFYADTKTVVLEDVPIPDPGEGEVLVKVAFCGICHSDLSLINGTFPAQRPVVIQGHEASGTIAKVGRGVTGWSEGDRVVVAAGRPCGQCVNCRRGDMATCLRMQLMAFAYDGAWAEYTVAQAAGLTRVPDNVPLEQAAILADAVSTPFGAVVNTGKVVIGESVGVWGVGGVGTHIVQLARLVGAVPIVAVDLNPAVRDRALELGADYAFDSRDPDFADKLAQATGGRGLDVAFDAVGLKVTFEQALNSLTGGGRLVGVGMSAESPTVGPTSMFGLTRRQALGHLGYHNKDIETLAQLVSRGRLDLSRSISQIIPLEDIADGIRILDQAEGNPIRVLVQP from the coding sequence ATGGGCACCATGCGCGCGGAGCGCTTCTACGCCGACACCAAAACCGTTGTGCTGGAGGATGTCCCGATCCCCGATCCAGGTGAGGGTGAAGTTCTGGTCAAAGTGGCGTTCTGCGGCATCTGCCATTCCGACCTCAGCCTGATCAACGGCACCTTCCCCGCCCAGCGGCCGGTGGTGATTCAGGGACACGAGGCATCCGGGACCATCGCCAAGGTCGGGCGCGGCGTCACCGGGTGGTCCGAGGGTGACCGGGTGGTCGTCGCCGCGGGCCGGCCCTGCGGACAGTGCGTCAACTGCCGGCGCGGGGACATGGCCACCTGTCTACGGATGCAACTCATGGCGTTCGCCTATGACGGCGCCTGGGCCGAATACACCGTCGCGCAAGCAGCGGGGCTGACCCGCGTTCCGGACAACGTGCCGCTGGAGCAGGCCGCGATCCTCGCAGACGCGGTGTCCACCCCGTTCGGCGCGGTGGTCAACACCGGCAAGGTCGTCATCGGCGAATCGGTCGGCGTGTGGGGTGTCGGCGGTGTCGGCACGCACATCGTCCAACTGGCGCGGCTGGTCGGAGCGGTTCCGATCGTCGCGGTCGACCTCAACCCTGCGGTTCGCGACCGCGCGCTGGAACTCGGCGCTGATTACGCATTCGATTCGCGTGACCCGGATTTCGCCGACAAGTTGGCGCAAGCGACCGGCGGACGCGGACTCGATGTCGCGTTCGACGCCGTCGGGCTGAAGGTGACTTTCGAGCAGGCGTTGAACTCGCTGACCGGCGGTGGCCGGCTGGTGGGGGTCGGCATGAGCGCCGAATCCCCCACCGTCGGGCCGACGTCGATGTTCGGTCTGACCCGACGCCAGGCGCTCGGGCATCTCGGCTACCACAACAAGGACATCGAGACGCTGGCTCAGCTGGTGTCCCGTGGCCGGCTGGATCTGTCGCGCTCGATCAGCCAGATCATCCCGCTCGAGGACATCGCCGACGGCATCCGCATCCTCGACCAGGCCGAAGGCAATCCGATCAGGGTGCTCGTACAACCGTGA
- a CDS encoding PPOX class F420-dependent oxidoreductase, with protein sequence MSPKIATADSVDLDALLEFVRPRHRMVLTTFRADCSLQSSPVTGGVDEQGRLVIASYPRRAKSVNIRRTGRASVVVLSDEFNDAYVQIDGPAEVIDLPDAVEPLVDYFRAVAGEHPDWDEYREAMVKQGKCLIRVTPQRWGPVATGGFPPS encoded by the coding sequence ATGTCGCCCAAGATCGCCACCGCCGACTCCGTGGACCTCGACGCGCTGCTCGAGTTCGTCCGACCCCGTCACCGCATGGTGCTGACCACCTTCCGCGCCGATTGTTCGCTGCAGAGTTCCCCGGTGACCGGCGGCGTGGACGAGCAGGGCCGCCTGGTGATCGCCAGCTATCCGCGTCGCGCCAAGTCGGTGAACATCCGCCGCACCGGGCGCGCCAGTGTGGTGGTGCTCTCCGACGAGTTCAACGACGCCTACGTGCAGATCGACGGGCCCGCCGAGGTGATCGACCTGCCCGACGCCGTGGAGCCGCTGGTCGACTACTTCCGCGCGGTCGCGGGGGAGCACCCGGATTGGGACGAGTATCGGGAAGCGATGGTCAAGCAGGGCAAGTGCCTGATCCGGGTCACTCCGCAGCGCTGGGGTCCGGTGGCGACGGGTGGGTTCCCGCCGTCGTGA
- a CDS encoding sucrase ferredoxin, which yields MSRAGQGCSDQSLARNDPMYGTASAGTSWLLLELAGGWGRSAFLDSPACIDPQLGLAVVRRAEAAGMRIAAIRKHGRRKATPRWRWFIAQCAVGGEVLHGGEVTDPREYLDIALDGSDGTAATDPLVAVCAHGRHDMCCAVRGRSAASAISAAYPELAWECSHLGGDRFAATMLVLPTGLCYGRVDQADAAELVSRYLDGRLDNRYLRGRTSLPHAVQAAQHFAREEFGDDRIAAFPPLSVEPGDGTIRVVLDADPAPVEVVLNEELSEPLLSQCHATVPGRVRLYTLASLTTAGTHPSPPDPSAAE from the coding sequence ATGAGCAGAGCCGGGCAGGGCTGCAGCGACCAGTCGCTGGCCCGCAACGACCCGATGTACGGGACGGCGTCGGCGGGTACATCGTGGCTGCTGCTCGAATTGGCAGGTGGCTGGGGACGTTCGGCGTTCCTGGACTCGCCTGCCTGTATCGACCCGCAGCTGGGGCTGGCCGTCGTGCGGCGCGCAGAGGCAGCGGGCATGCGGATCGCGGCGATCCGCAAGCACGGCCGCCGGAAGGCCACGCCACGGTGGCGCTGGTTCATCGCGCAGTGCGCCGTCGGAGGCGAAGTGTTGCACGGCGGCGAGGTCACCGATCCGCGCGAGTACCTCGACATCGCACTGGATGGATCCGACGGCACCGCCGCGACCGACCCGCTCGTCGCGGTCTGCGCCCACGGCCGCCACGACATGTGCTGCGCGGTGCGCGGCCGGTCGGCTGCTTCGGCGATCTCGGCTGCGTATCCCGAATTAGCCTGGGAGTGCTCCCATCTGGGCGGTGATCGGTTCGCGGCGACCATGCTGGTGCTGCCCACGGGGCTGTGTTACGGGCGGGTGGACCAGGCCGACGCGGCCGAGCTGGTGAGCCGTTACCTGGACGGTCGGCTGGACAACCGGTACCTGCGCGGACGCACGTCGCTTCCCCACGCTGTCCAGGCCGCACAGCATTTCGCCCGCGAGGAGTTCGGCGACGACCGCATCGCCGCCTTCCCGCCGTTGAGTGTCGAGCCGGGTGACGGCACCATCCGGGTGGTGCTCGACGCCGACCCCGCCCCGGTCGAGGTGGTGCTCAACGAGGAGCTCTCGGAGCCACTGCTGTCGCAATGCCACGCCACCGTGCCGGGCCGGGTGCGGCTCTACACACTGGCCTCGCTCACGACGGCGGGAACCCACCCGTCGCCACCGGACCCCAGCGCTGCGGAGTGA
- a CDS encoding cupin domain-containing protein: MLSRCSAVDARTFAEQYWGRRPLLSTAVDLPRDFSDLLSPGAVDELIAERGIRAPFIRLARDGEILAKDCYLGSAGFGAEIADQVDSAKVLAEIASGATIVLQGLHRLWPPLIDFVRDAVDDLGHPAQANAYITPPGNRGFDPHYDVHDVFVLQVSGQKRWVVHEPVHAHPLPSQPWTQHRAAIGERVRGEPVIDTVLNAGDALYLPRGWLHAAQALDTTSIHLTIGVSATTCLDVARAVLDELSTVEAFRRSLPMGIAAADHDETVATVTKVMAEVVAALRDNAAALSTGAAARLSDRHAGLTRPVAVRPLATLSAAADAEVDVCWRRGLTARLNSSEGGRVALQLPDRTITFPISCAEALRALHRGGVVRAAALPGLDPADGAVLIRRLLREAVVVPSPSR, translated from the coding sequence ATGCTGAGCCGCTGCAGTGCGGTCGACGCGCGGACGTTCGCCGAACAGTACTGGGGCCGCAGGCCGCTTCTCAGCACAGCCGTCGACCTGCCCCGGGATTTCAGCGACCTGCTGTCTCCCGGGGCGGTCGACGAGTTGATTGCCGAGCGCGGCATAAGAGCGCCGTTCATCAGGTTGGCTCGCGATGGCGAGATCCTCGCCAAGGACTGCTACCTCGGCTCGGCCGGGTTCGGCGCAGAGATCGCCGATCAGGTCGACTCGGCGAAGGTTCTCGCCGAAATCGCCTCAGGCGCAACGATTGTTCTCCAAGGTCTGCACCGGCTGTGGCCGCCGCTGATCGACTTTGTCCGCGACGCCGTCGACGATCTCGGACATCCCGCGCAAGCGAATGCCTACATCACGCCGCCGGGCAACCGTGGTTTCGACCCGCATTACGACGTGCACGACGTCTTCGTACTGCAGGTATCCGGACAGAAGCGCTGGGTGGTGCACGAACCGGTGCACGCCCATCCGCTGCCGTCCCAGCCGTGGACTCAGCACCGGGCGGCAATCGGCGAACGGGTCCGCGGCGAGCCGGTGATCGACACGGTGCTGAACGCCGGAGACGCCCTGTACCTGCCCAGAGGCTGGCTGCACGCGGCGCAGGCGCTCGACACCACATCGATTCACCTGACCATCGGTGTCTCGGCCACCACCTGTCTCGACGTGGCTCGCGCGGTGCTCGACGAACTGTCCACCGTCGAGGCGTTCCGCCGATCCCTGCCGATGGGTATCGCGGCCGCCGATCACGACGAGACGGTCGCCACGGTCACCAAGGTGATGGCCGAGGTGGTAGCGGCACTACGGGACAACGCGGCAGCCCTGAGCACCGGCGCGGCCGCGCGACTGTCCGACCGGCACGCCGGACTGACCCGACCCGTCGCGGTCCGGCCGTTGGCCACGCTGTCCGCCGCCGCCGACGCCGAGGTCGACGTGTGCTGGCGCCGCGGCTTGACGGCCCGCCTGAACAGTTCCGAAGGCGGCCGGGTTGCGCTGCAGCTTCCCGACCGGACCATTACGTTCCCCATATCCTGCGCCGAGGCGCTGCGCGCACTGCACCGCGGCGGGGTGGTGCGGGCCGCCGCCCTACCGGGGCTCGATCCCGCTGACGGTGCGGTTCTGATCCGGCGCCTGCTCAGGGAAGCAGTCGTCGTCCCGTCACCTTCCCGATGA
- a CDS encoding zinc-dependent alcohol dehydrogenase, whose protein sequence is MRAVTWHGRRNVSVDTVPDPQIKEPTDAIIRVTSTNICGSDLHLYEVLGAFMSPGDILGHEAMGVVEEVGDQVSEIKVGDRVVIPFNISCGHCFMCGQGLQSQCETTQNRDQGTGAALFGYSKLYGEVAGGQAEYLRVPQANYTHIKVPVGGSDDRYVYLSDVLPTAWQGLEYADVPDGGALVVLGLGPIGSMACRMAAHRNRHRVIGIDLVSDRLERARPYCEEVIDLREGDVVERVLDLTDGRGADSVIDAVGMEAHGSPVAEFAQTAAGYLPSPLGRAVMRSAGMDRLAALHTAIAVVRRGGTVSLSGVYGGAADPMNLMVMFDKQIQLRMGQANVKRWIPDIMPLLTDDDPLGVDTFATHRLALSDAPKAYETFQKKADGMFKVVLKP, encoded by the coding sequence ATGCGCGCAGTGACCTGGCACGGCCGCCGCAACGTCTCGGTCGACACCGTCCCCGATCCGCAGATCAAGGAGCCGACCGACGCGATCATCCGCGTCACCAGCACCAACATCTGCGGCTCCGACCTGCATCTGTATGAGGTGCTCGGCGCTTTCATGTCGCCGGGGGACATCCTCGGCCACGAGGCCATGGGTGTGGTCGAAGAGGTCGGCGACCAGGTCTCCGAAATCAAAGTCGGTGACCGCGTGGTGATTCCGTTCAACATCTCGTGTGGTCACTGCTTCATGTGCGGGCAGGGCCTGCAAAGCCAGTGTGAGACAACGCAAAACCGGGATCAGGGTACCGGTGCGGCGTTGTTCGGCTACTCCAAACTGTACGGCGAAGTGGCCGGCGGCCAGGCTGAGTATCTTCGGGTACCGCAAGCCAATTACACCCACATCAAGGTCCCGGTCGGCGGCTCCGACGACCGCTACGTGTATCTGTCCGACGTCTTGCCCACCGCCTGGCAAGGTTTGGAGTACGCGGACGTGCCGGACGGCGGCGCCCTGGTGGTACTCGGACTGGGACCGATCGGGTCGATGGCGTGCCGGATGGCCGCCCACCGCAACCGGCACCGGGTGATCGGCATCGACCTGGTGTCCGATCGGCTGGAGCGGGCCCGCCCCTACTGCGAGGAGGTCATCGACCTTCGCGAGGGTGATGTGGTGGAACGCGTGCTGGATCTGACCGACGGCCGCGGCGCCGACTCCGTCATCGACGCCGTCGGGATGGAGGCACACGGGTCGCCTGTGGCCGAGTTCGCGCAGACCGCAGCGGGATACCTGCCATCACCGTTGGGGCGGGCGGTCATGCGTAGCGCCGGAATGGATCGGCTGGCGGCGCTGCACACCGCGATCGCGGTGGTTCGCCGAGGCGGGACGGTGTCGCTGTCGGGTGTCTACGGCGGTGCCGCGGATCCGATGAACCTGATGGTGATGTTCGACAAGCAGATTCAGCTCCGGATGGGCCAGGCCAACGTCAAGCGCTGGATCCCCGACATCATGCCACTGCTCACCGATGACGATCCGCTGGGCGTGGACACCTTCGCCACCCATCGGCTTGCGCTGTCGGACGCTCCGAAGGCTTACGAGACCTTCCAGAAGAAGGCCGACGGTATGTTCAAAGTGGTTCTCAAACCGTAG
- a CDS encoding TetR/AcrR family transcriptional regulator, with amino-acid sequence MTTTTVPEAPAVGRNDDFRRRLLDGLAASIEERGYRDSTVADIVRYARTSKRTFYSEFATKEDCFAELLTANNDELVETISAAVDPHAPWHEQIRQAVVTYVEHIDERRAITLSWIRELPALGEYARPTLRRGFARLATMIVDLSGNDGFRTAGLPPISHAMAVILVGGLRELTAQTMEDGDPAGDIIEPALAVSLALLGPKPTV; translated from the coding sequence GTGACCACGACAACAGTTCCCGAAGCTCCTGCCGTCGGCCGCAACGACGACTTCCGCCGGCGGTTGCTCGACGGCCTGGCCGCGTCCATCGAAGAACGCGGCTACCGCGACTCCACAGTCGCCGACATCGTCCGGTACGCCCGCACCTCCAAGCGCACCTTCTACAGCGAGTTCGCCACCAAGGAAGACTGTTTCGCCGAGCTGCTGACCGCCAACAACGACGAGCTCGTCGAGACCATCAGCGCTGCCGTCGATCCGCACGCGCCCTGGCACGAGCAGATCCGCCAGGCTGTCGTCACCTACGTCGAGCACATCGACGAGCGGCGGGCCATCACGCTGAGCTGGATCCGGGAACTTCCCGCGCTGGGTGAATACGCCCGCCCCACCCTGCGCCGGGGGTTCGCCCGGCTCGCCACGATGATCGTCGACCTTTCCGGCAACGACGGATTCCGGACCGCCGGCCTGCCGCCGATCTCCCATGCGATGGCGGTCATCCTGGTGGGCGGCCTGCGCGAACTCACCGCGCAAACCATGGAGGACGGCGACCCGGCCGGCGACATCATTGAGCCCGCGCTGGCCGTGTCCCTGGCGCTACTGGGCCCCAAACCTACGGTTTGA
- a CDS encoding cytochrome P450 produces the protein MSQAPTVVAPIRAEPKLPPSQGVPNTLFSLAFMVARRPTTDWLTRRYGRCVTVRIPVFGNTVVVSDPALTKQIFTSSPDVLYNIQPNLSRLLGPGSVFALDGAEHRARRKLLTPPFHGKSIRAYEQIVVEETLREIESWPQGTEFATLEPMMHITLNIILRAIFGADGLELQRLRALIPKWVTLGSRLAVLPSPKREMPWTPWGRLVQYRREYEGLVDTLISRAQSDPNLEDRTDVLSLFLRSTYDDGSPMTRGEIGDELLTLLAAGHETTASTLAWAFERISRHPEVLSRLVAEADTEDNSYRQATILEVQRNRTVIDFSGRHVQVPSYELGEWMVPQGYSVMVSLCQLHENPEMFEDPERFDPLRFLDTRPNTFAWVPFGGGTRRCIGAAFANMEMDVVLRTVLRHFTIATTTAPGEKWHSRGVAFTPKKGGRVIVHRRA, from the coding sequence ATGAGCCAAGCGCCAACCGTCGTCGCGCCGATCCGTGCCGAACCGAAGTTGCCGCCTTCGCAAGGAGTGCCGAATACGCTGTTCAGCCTTGCGTTCATGGTGGCCCGCCGACCCACGACCGACTGGCTGACCCGACGCTACGGTCGCTGTGTCACGGTCCGGATCCCGGTCTTCGGCAACACCGTCGTGGTTTCGGATCCCGCGCTGACCAAGCAGATCTTCACCAGCAGTCCGGACGTCCTCTACAACATCCAGCCAAACCTGAGTCGGCTGCTGGGCCCGGGCTCGGTCTTCGCTCTCGACGGGGCCGAGCACCGCGCGCGGCGCAAGCTGCTCACCCCGCCGTTTCACGGCAAGAGCATCCGGGCCTACGAGCAGATCGTGGTGGAGGAGACCCTGCGCGAGATCGAATCCTGGCCGCAGGGAACCGAATTCGCCACGCTCGAGCCGATGATGCACATCACTCTGAACATCATCCTGCGCGCGATCTTCGGCGCCGACGGCCTCGAACTGCAGCGCCTGCGTGCGCTCATCCCGAAGTGGGTGACGCTGGGCTCGCGGCTGGCCGTGCTGCCCTCGCCGAAACGCGAAATGCCGTGGACGCCATGGGGAAGGCTGGTCCAATACCGCCGGGAGTACGAGGGCCTGGTGGACACCCTGATCAGCCGGGCGCAGAGCGACCCCAATCTCGAGGACCGCACCGACGTGCTGTCGCTGTTCCTGCGGAGCACCTACGACGACGGCTCGCCGATGACACGCGGTGAGATCGGCGACGAACTGCTGACTCTGCTGGCCGCCGGCCACGAGACCACCGCGTCCACGCTGGCGTGGGCGTTCGAGCGGATCTCCCGCCACCCCGAGGTGTTGAGCCGGTTGGTCGCCGAGGCCGACACCGAGGACAACTCCTACCGGCAGGCCACGATCCTGGAAGTCCAGCGCAATCGGACGGTGATCGACTTCTCCGGCCGGCATGTCCAGGTGCCGAGCTACGAACTCGGTGAATGGATGGTGCCGCAAGGCTATTCAGTGATGGTCAGCCTGTGCCAGCTGCACGAGAACCCGGAGATGTTCGAAGATCCGGAGCGCTTCGACCCGCTGCGGTTCCTCGACACCAGGCCGAACACGTTCGCCTGGGTCCCGTTCGGCGGCGGTACCAGACGCTGCATCGGCGCGGCCTTCGCCAACATGGAGATGGACGTCGTCCTACGTACGGTATTGCGGCACTTCACGATTGCGACCACCACCGCGCCGGGGGAGAAGTGGCACTCCCGGGGCGTGGCATTCACCCCGAAAAAGGGTGGGCGCGTCATCGTGCACCGACGGGCCTAG
- the msrA gene encoding peptide-methionine (S)-S-oxide reductase MsrA, with protein MSQTKRAILAGGCFWGMQDLIRKQPGVVSTRVGYTGGQNDHPTYRNHPGHAEAIEIEYDPAQTDFRALLEFFFQIHDPSTKNRQGNDVGTSYRSAIFYLDDEQKQVALDTIADVDASGLWPGKVVTEVTPASDFWDAEPEHQDYLLHYPNGYTCHFPRAGWKLPKRAQV; from the coding sequence ATGAGTCAGACCAAGAGGGCGATCCTGGCAGGCGGTTGCTTCTGGGGCATGCAGGATCTGATCCGCAAGCAGCCCGGCGTGGTGTCCACCCGGGTGGGCTACACCGGCGGCCAGAACGATCACCCCACCTATCGCAACCATCCCGGCCACGCCGAGGCGATCGAGATCGAGTACGACCCGGCGCAGACCGATTTCCGCGCGCTGCTGGAATTCTTCTTCCAGATCCACGATCCGAGCACGAAGAACCGGCAGGGTAATGACGTCGGGACCAGCTACCGGTCGGCGATCTTCTACCTCGACGACGAGCAGAAGCAGGTCGCGCTGGACACCATCGCCGACGTCGACGCCTCCGGGCTATGGCCGGGCAAGGTGGTCACCGAGGTGACGCCGGCCAGTGACTTCTGGGATGCCGAGCCGGAGCATCAGGACTACCTGCTGCACTACCCGAACGGCTACACCTGCCACTTCCCGCGGGCTGGGTGGAAGCTACCGAAGCGAGCCCAGGTCTAG